One segment of Planctomycetota bacterium DNA contains the following:
- a CDS encoding proline dehydrogenase family protein, giving the protein MGRLSVSPDQLDRQILGLGERFHREMAGQMASHVREYLLKEGRDVPALLSAAIKAAAGSLTAPVATRTMRKNVALMAGKFILGANAGEALPQLKALWKEGMAFTVGMLGEATTSDAEGEDYKTRYLDLIDNLPAEIATWPADPRMETNHLGPLPRTNVSVKVSAMDPYLDPVDPVGSVDRLERRILPLFQHAKKSGVFVNLDLETWAMHDITFDLFERIVLGPEFKDWPHVGIVVQTYLRTAADDVDRLVALAKRRGAPFTVRLVKGAYWDYEVAHAQQVGLPCPVFTEKSASDANYEALTIRLLENVDAIHSAFASHNLRSLAHAMAVADGLGLPTNAYEIQMLYGMAEPERRTMRTLGRRVRVYAPVGQMLPGMGYLVRRLLENTANEGFLRLSHHENVDIHALMQRPRPHQDIHAGLQPVPPPAGLDSPFRNSSVLHFEDRAVTSAFGDAVERIRKTFPLQIPVVVGKLRAGGLPAGRHGTKMHRECPSDTSVCVAEIAMADCADADAAVEAAYRAWPAWRDRPVRERAELLERLADRLAADRIDLAALQCWEVAKPWREADADVAEAIDFCRYYARQALLELAPRTQGRRTSGEDNVLWYEGRGPCVVISPWNFPLAILCGMSTAALVAGNPVLIKPSSQSAAIGYGLFERMLQVGFPPDVVHFLPGSGRVVGARLVSHPLVAQIAFTGSREVGLGIVETAAKTSDDAPQVKRVVCEMGGKNAIIIDDDADLDEAVLGVMKSAFGYAGQKCSACSRVLIVGTAYDPFVRRFIEACRSLPIGPAHRPSTHLPPVIDRSAFERLTAIIKDPGPGARPLFVGQAPAGGHFVPPAVFEVADPAHRLMQEELFGPVVALMKVESFDQALDVAN; this is encoded by the coding sequence ATGGGACGTTTGAGCGTTTCCCCCGACCAGTTGGACCGGCAGATTCTCGGTCTCGGCGAGCGGTTCCATCGGGAAATGGCCGGCCAGATGGCCTCTCACGTCCGCGAATATCTTCTGAAGGAAGGCCGCGACGTCCCGGCGCTCCTGAGCGCGGCCATCAAGGCCGCCGCCGGCAGCCTCACCGCCCCCGTCGCCACGCGGACGATGCGGAAGAACGTCGCCCTCATGGCCGGCAAGTTCATCCTCGGCGCCAACGCCGGGGAGGCGCTGCCGCAACTCAAGGCCCTTTGGAAAGAAGGGATGGCCTTCACGGTGGGCATGCTCGGCGAGGCCACCACCTCCGACGCCGAGGGGGAAGACTATAAGACTCGATATCTCGATCTCATCGATAACCTCCCCGCGGAGATCGCCACCTGGCCCGCCGACCCGCGGATGGAGACGAACCACCTCGGCCCCCTCCCGCGCACGAACGTCTCTGTCAAGGTCTCCGCCATGGACCCGTACCTCGACCCCGTCGACCCCGTCGGCAGCGTCGACCGCCTCGAGCGCCGCATCCTTCCCCTCTTCCAGCACGCCAAGAAGAGCGGAGTCTTCGTCAACCTCGACCTCGAAACCTGGGCCATGCACGACATCACCTTCGACCTCTTCGAACGCATCGTCCTCGGGCCCGAGTTCAAGGACTGGCCCCACGTCGGCATCGTCGTCCAGACCTACCTCCGGACAGCCGCCGACGACGTCGACCGCCTCGTCGCCCTCGCCAAGCGCCGCGGCGCGCCCTTCACCGTCCGCCTCGTCAAGGGCGCCTACTGGGACTACGAGGTCGCCCACGCCCAGCAGGTGGGCCTGCCTTGTCCCGTCTTCACCGAAAAGTCCGCCAGCGACGCCAACTACGAGGCGCTCACCATCCGGCTTCTCGAAAACGTTGACGCAATCCACTCCGCCTTCGCCAGCCACAACCTGCGGTCGCTGGCCCACGCCATGGCCGTCGCCGATGGGCTCGGCCTGCCGACCAACGCCTACGAAATCCAGATGCTGTATGGCATGGCTGAACCCGAGCGCCGAACCATGCGCACTCTGGGCCGGCGCGTCCGCGTGTACGCCCCCGTCGGCCAAATGCTCCCCGGCATGGGCTACCTCGTCCGCCGCCTTCTCGAAAACACCGCCAACGAGGGTTTCTTGCGGCTGTCGCACCACGAGAACGTCGACATCCACGCCCTCATGCAGCGTCCTCGCCCGCACCAGGACATTCACGCCGGCCTCCAGCCCGTTCCCCCGCCCGCCGGCCTCGATTCGCCGTTCCGCAACTCGAGCGTCCTGCATTTTGAGGACCGCGCCGTCACGAGCGCCTTCGGCGACGCCGTCGAGCGCATCCGGAAGACTTTCCCGCTCCAGATTCCCGTCGTCGTCGGCAAACTGCGCGCCGGCGGCCTGCCTGCCGGTAGGCATGGTACGAAGATGCACCGCGAATGTCCCAGCGACACCTCCGTCTGCGTCGCCGAGATCGCCATGGCCGACTGCGCCGACGCCGATGCCGCCGTCGAAGCCGCCTACCGCGCCTGGCCCGCCTGGCGCGACCGGCCCGTCCGCGAGCGCGCCGAACTCCTCGAACGCCTCGCCGACCGCCTCGCCGCCGACCGCATCGACCTGGCCGCCCTCCAGTGCTGGGAAGTCGCCAAACCCTGGCGCGAGGCCGACGCCGACGTCGCCGAAGCCATCGACTTCTGCCGATACTACGCCCGCCAGGCACTCCTCGAACTCGCCCCGCGGACCCAGGGCCGACGCACGAGCGGCGAAGACAACGTCCTCTGGTACGAAGGCCGCGGACCCTGCGTCGTCATCTCGCCCTGGAACTTCCCCCTGGCGATCCTCTGCGGCATGAGCACGGCCGCACTCGTGGCCGGAAACCCCGTCCTCATCAAACCGTCCAGCCAGTCCGCCGCCATCGGCTACGGCCTTTTCGAGCGGATGCTCCAGGTCGGGTTCCCGCCCGACGTCGTCCACTTCCTCCCCGGCAGCGGGCGGGTCGTGGGCGCGCGGCTCGTCTCCCATCCGCTCGTCGCCCAGATCGCCTTCACCGGATCCAGGGAAGTCGGCCTCGGCATCGTCGAGACTGCCGCGAAGACCTCCGACGACGCTCCCCAGGTCAAACGCGTCGTCTGCGAAATGGGCGGAAAGAACGCCATCATTATCGACGACGATGCCGACCTCGATGAGGCCGTCCTCGGCGTCATGAAAAGCGCCTTCGGCTACGCCGGACAGAAATGTTCCGCCTGTTCGCGGGTCCTCATCGTCGGTACCGCCTACGACCCGTTCGTCCGGCGGTTCATCGAGGCCTGCCGGTCCCTGCCGATCGGCCCGGCCCACCGGCCTTCGACCCACCTGCCGCCCGTCATTGACCGCAGCGCCTTCGAGCGCCTCACCGCCATCATCAAGGACCCCGGTCCGGGCGCCCGGCCCCTCTTTGTCGGACAAGCCCCCGCCGGCGGACACTTCGTTCCGCCCGCCGTCTTCGAGGTCGCCGACCCCGCCCACCGGCTCATGCAGGAAGAACTTTTCGGCCCCGTCGTCGCCCTCATGAAAGTCGAATCCTTCGACCAGGCCCTCGATGTGGCCAACC
- a CDS encoding TolC family protein: MGRNVAGRPVFIVGSLLVLAAGCAGPAEREAREAIADVERQYAHRPAEAPQVGAPPALPEDATLQDCLDYAQQNNPGLEAALNRWKAAAERIPQARTLPDPSLNYELEAMPDSRQHTVTLNQMFPWPEKLPLRAAVAREEAEAARQQYEAAKVSLFFRVKDAYYEYYYLGRAVAVVRENRDLVKYLEEVARTRYKAGAAGHPDVIRAQVELGKLDDQFRTLEDLRGAAAARVNAALNRPAEAPLAWPTSAPLEPVEASDAEVLAWLGQASPELKALDHEVAREQEAVALARKDYLPDFMVGVGYMQAWMSGEGGDDGVTVMTGITLPIWREKYAAAVREAQDRHLAALQTRTDRANTLGAEVKMTLYRFRDAERKINLYRDTLLPKAREALKATEASFRVGQAAFTDLVDAQRIFLEFQLAGERALADHAQRFAELEMLVGRALPRAAAEPVAGLEGPQTKNENQEGEK, encoded by the coding sequence ATGGGGCGAAACGTCGCCGGGCGGCCCGTATTCATCGTCGGATCACTTCTGGTACTCGCGGCCGGGTGCGCCGGCCCTGCCGAACGCGAGGCGCGCGAGGCGATTGCCGACGTGGAGCGCCAGTACGCGCACCGACCGGCCGAGGCGCCGCAGGTCGGCGCGCCGCCCGCGCTGCCCGAGGATGCCACGCTCCAGGACTGCCTCGACTATGCCCAGCAGAACAACCCGGGCCTGGAAGCGGCCTTGAATCGGTGGAAGGCGGCGGCGGAGCGCATCCCGCAGGCCCGAACGCTGCCGGACCCCAGCCTCAACTACGAACTGGAGGCGATGCCGGACAGCCGGCAGCACACAGTGACGCTGAACCAGATGTTCCCCTGGCCGGAGAAACTGCCGCTGCGGGCGGCGGTCGCCCGGGAAGAAGCCGAAGCGGCCCGCCAGCAATACGAGGCGGCGAAAGTGAGTCTCTTCTTCCGCGTCAAGGATGCTTATTATGAATATTACTACCTCGGCCGGGCCGTCGCCGTCGTCCGCGAAAACCGCGACCTCGTGAAGTACCTGGAGGAAGTGGCGCGGACGCGGTACAAGGCGGGCGCCGCCGGCCATCCCGACGTCATCCGGGCGCAGGTGGAACTCGGGAAACTCGACGACCAGTTTCGGACGCTCGAGGACCTTCGCGGGGCGGCGGCGGCGCGCGTGAACGCGGCGCTAAACCGTCCGGCCGAGGCGCCGCTGGCCTGGCCGACGTCCGCCCCCCTGGAGCCGGTCGAGGCGAGCGACGCGGAGGTTCTGGCGTGGCTCGGCCAGGCGAGCCCGGAACTGAAGGCTCTGGACCACGAGGTCGCCCGGGAGCAGGAGGCCGTCGCCCTCGCCCGGAAGGACTACCTGCCGGACTTCATGGTCGGCGTAGGATACATGCAGGCCTGGATGTCGGGGGAAGGCGGCGACGACGGCGTCACGGTGATGACGGGAATCACGCTGCCGATCTGGCGCGAAAAGTATGCCGCCGCCGTCCGCGAGGCCCAGGACCGCCACCTGGCCGCCCTCCAGACCCGGACCGACCGCGCGAATACGCTCGGCGCCGAGGTCAAGATGACCCTCTACCGCTTCCGCGACGCCGAACGCAAGATCAACCTCTACCGCGACACCCTGCTGCCAAAGGCGCGCGAAGCGCTGAAGGCGACGGAGGCGTCGTTCCGCGTCGGCCAGGCCGCCTTCACCGACCTCGTCGATGCCCAGCGAATTTTCCTGGAGTTCCAACTGGCCGGGGAGCGGGCCCTGGCGGACCACGCCCAGCGCTTCGCGGAACTCGAGATGCTCGTCGGCCGCGCCCTGCCCCGCGCAGCCGCGGAACCGGTCGCGGGACTTGAAGGCCCGCAGACCAAGAATGAGAACCAGGAAGGAGAGAAGTGA
- a CDS encoding YHS domain-containing protein: protein MKAFHAVAVMAVVLGAAGLFAMGCQKTEPQAPAPAAAGHPKIAQKMCPVMGGPIDPNIYTDYNGRRIYFCCTSCPKVFEKDPEKYIAKVDEELKGAAEPAKGEIPMPASGEHTHK from the coding sequence ATGAAAGCCTTTCATGCCGTTGCCGTGATGGCCGTTGTGCTGGGCGCCGCCGGCCTGTTCGCGATGGGGTGCCAGAAGACGGAGCCGCAGGCCCCCGCCCCGGCCGCCGCCGGTCACCCCAAGATCGCGCAGAAAATGTGTCCCGTGATGGGCGGGCCGATCGATCCGAACATCTACACAGACTACAACGGCCGGCGGATTTACTTCTGCTGCACGTCGTGCCCGAAGGTGTTCGAGAAGGACCCCGAGAAGTACATCGCGAAGGTGGACGAGGAACTCAAAGGCGCGGCCGAACCGGCCAAGGGCGAGATACCCATGCCGGCGTCGGGCGAACACACCCACAAGTAA
- a CDS encoding efflux RND transporter periplasmic adaptor subunit, which yields MSENPTRVASTVLKWVAVAAGIALAFGAGYLVRWGCAPAQHPAEAAPEGAPSPAASQPAEAPTIWTCAMHPQIRQPKPGRCPICGMKLVPVETGAAEVGAAPRLAVSQEAARLMEIETAPVERRFVTAEVRMVGKVEYDETRLAYITAWVPGRLDRLFVNYTGVPVKKGDHLVSLYSPELLSAQEELIQALRAVRDLAKSDVGILRETAAATILATREKLRLLGLTAEQVAEIESRGTAADHVTIYAPAGGIVVEKNALEGMYVDTGTRIYTIADLSEVWVKLDAYESDLSWLRYGQKVSFASVAYPGETFAGTIAFIDPVLDEKTRTVKVRVNAANPDGKLKPGMFVTAMVRSEVATGGRVMAPDLAGKWICPMHPDVVKNQAGTCDICGMPLVRTESLGYVAAAPTDADKPLVIPATAPLVTGTRAVVYVAVPGAEKPTFEGRQIVLGPRAGDWYLVREGLAEGERIVTRGNFKIDSALQIQAKPSMMSPEGGAPPPVHEHGAAAPAGGHAHD from the coding sequence ATGAGCGAGAATCCCACAAGGGTCGCTTCAACGGTGCTCAAGTGGGTGGCGGTGGCGGCGGGCATCGCCCTCGCCTTCGGCGCCGGATACCTGGTGCGGTGGGGCTGCGCGCCGGCGCAGCATCCTGCGGAGGCGGCGCCGGAAGGCGCACCATCGCCGGCCGCCTCCCAGCCGGCCGAGGCGCCGACCATCTGGACCTGCGCAATGCATCCGCAGATTCGCCAGCCGAAGCCCGGCCGGTGCCCCATCTGCGGGATGAAACTCGTCCCCGTCGAGACGGGCGCGGCCGAGGTCGGCGCCGCCCCGCGCCTCGCAGTCTCCCAAGAGGCCGCCCGCCTGATGGAGATCGAGACCGCGCCGGTCGAGCGGCGGTTCGTCACGGCGGAGGTCCGGATGGTCGGCAAAGTGGAGTACGACGAGACGCGCCTGGCGTACATCACCGCGTGGGTGCCGGGGCGCCTCGACCGCCTCTTCGTAAATTACACCGGCGTTCCGGTCAAGAAGGGCGACCACCTGGTGTCCCTCTACAGCCCGGAACTCTTGAGCGCGCAGGAGGAGTTGATCCAGGCCCTCCGGGCGGTCCGTGACCTCGCGAAGAGCGACGTCGGCATCCTGCGCGAGACCGCCGCCGCCACCATCCTGGCCACCCGCGAGAAACTGAGGCTCCTGGGCCTGACGGCCGAACAGGTGGCCGAGATCGAGTCGCGCGGGACGGCCGCAGACCACGTGACCATCTACGCGCCGGCCGGCGGCATCGTCGTCGAGAAAAACGCCCTCGAAGGCATGTACGTCGACACCGGGACGCGCATCTACACCATCGCCGACCTCTCGGAGGTCTGGGTCAAACTCGACGCCTACGAATCGGACCTCTCGTGGCTGCGGTACGGCCAGAAGGTCTCGTTTGCGAGCGTCGCCTACCCCGGCGAGACGTTCGCCGGCACCATCGCCTTCATCGACCCGGTGCTGGATGAAAAAACGCGCACCGTCAAGGTCCGCGTGAACGCCGCCAACCCGGACGGGAAACTGAAACCCGGCATGTTCGTCACGGCGATGGTCCGCTCGGAGGTCGCGACGGGCGGGCGCGTCATGGCCCCCGACCTCGCGGGCAAGTGGATCTGCCCGATGCACCCCGACGTTGTCAAAAACCAGGCGGGCACGTGCGACATCTGCGGCATGCCGCTCGTGCGGACCGAGTCGCTCGGCTACGTCGCCGCAGCGCCCACCGACGCCGACAAGCCGCTCGTCATCCCGGCCACGGCCCCGCTCGTGACCGGCACGCGGGCCGTCGTGTACGTCGCAGTTCCCGGCGCCGAGAAACCGACCTTCGAGGGGCGCCAGATCGTCCTCGGCCCCCGCGCCGGCGATTGGTATCTTGTGCGCGAGGGCCTGGCGGAGGGCGAACGCATCGTCACGCGCGGCAACTTCAAGATCGACAGTGCCCTTCAGATTCAGGCCAAGCCCAGCATGATGAGCCCGGAAGGCGGCGCCCCGCCCCCCGTCCACGAGCACGGCGCCGCCGCGCCCGCCGGAGGCCACGCTCATGACTAG